Proteins co-encoded in one Mycobacterium mantenii genomic window:
- a CDS encoding TetR/AcrR family transcriptional regulator: MPTVTWARVDPARRAAIIEAAESEFGAHGFSRGSLNVIARRAGVAKGSLFQYFADKRDLYAFIADIGSQRVRAYMEDRIRELDSSRPFFEFLTDWLDAWVAYFADHPHERALHAAATLEVDTEARVSVQNVIHRHYLEVMRPLVRDAQNRGDLRADSDTDALLSLLLLIFPHLALAPYMRGLDPVLGLDEPSPEQPALAVRRLVAVLAAAFSASSVGSAPKQSEEVT, translated from the coding sequence TTGCCAACGGTCACCTGGGCGCGGGTCGATCCCGCTCGTCGCGCCGCGATCATCGAAGCCGCCGAGTCGGAGTTCGGCGCCCACGGGTTCTCCCGGGGCAGCCTCAACGTCATCGCGCGCCGCGCCGGGGTCGCCAAGGGCAGCCTGTTCCAATACTTCGCCGACAAGCGTGACCTGTATGCGTTCATCGCCGACATCGGCAGCCAGCGGGTGCGAGCCTACATGGAGGACCGCATCCGCGAACTCGACTCGAGCCGACCCTTTTTCGAGTTTCTCACCGACTGGCTCGACGCATGGGTGGCTTACTTCGCGGACCATCCGCACGAGCGCGCGCTGCACGCCGCGGCGACCCTGGAGGTCGACACCGAAGCCCGCGTGAGCGTGCAGAACGTCATCCACCGCCACTACCTGGAAGTGATGCGCCCGCTCGTCCGCGACGCGCAGAACCGCGGCGACCTGCGTGCGGATTCCGATACCGACGCGCTGCTGTCGTTGCTGCTGTTGATCTTTCCGCACCTGGCGCTGGCGCCCTACATGCGCGGCCTGGACCCGGTCCTGGGGCTCGACGAGCCCTCGCCGGAGCAGCCGGCGCTGGCCGTGCGCAGGCTCGTCGCCGTGCTGGCGGCCGCGTTCTCCGCGTCGTCCGTCGGCTCAGCCCCGAAACAATCTGAGGAGGTCACATGA
- a CDS encoding NAD-dependent formate dehydrogenase: MAKCVMVLYPDPVEGYPPRYARDSIPTIPGYPDGSAVPTPSAIDFTPGELLGCVSGALGLRKFFEDAGHELVVTSDKDGPDSQFERELADAEIVISQPFWPAYLSRERIARAPKLKLALTAGIGSDHVDLAAAKERGITVAEVTYSNSISVAEHTVMQILALVRNFVPSHRWAAEGGWNIADCVDRAYDLEGMDVGLIAAGRIGRAVLRRLAPFDVNLHYTDTRRLAPEVERQLNVTFHPTVESLVRAVDVVSIHSPLYDDTRRMFDEKLISTMRRGSYIVNTARAEETVPEAIADALKSGQLAGYAGDVWYPQPPPPDHQWRTMPNNAMTPHVSGTTLSAQARYAAGTREILESWFAGKPIRPEYLIVEGGKLAGTGALSYQK; encoded by the coding sequence ATGGCCAAGTGTGTGATGGTGCTCTATCCCGACCCCGTCGAGGGGTACCCCCCGCGTTACGCGCGTGACAGCATCCCGACCATCCCCGGTTACCCCGACGGCAGCGCCGTGCCGACCCCGTCGGCGATCGACTTCACCCCCGGTGAGCTCCTCGGCTGTGTGTCGGGTGCCCTGGGGCTGCGCAAGTTCTTCGAAGACGCCGGGCACGAATTGGTGGTGACGTCGGACAAGGACGGCCCCGACTCGCAATTCGAACGGGAGCTGGCCGATGCGGAAATCGTCATCTCGCAACCGTTTTGGCCGGCCTACCTGAGCAGGGAACGCATCGCCAGGGCGCCCAAACTCAAGCTGGCGTTAACCGCCGGCATCGGCTCGGACCACGTCGATCTGGCCGCGGCCAAGGAGCGTGGGATCACCGTCGCCGAGGTGACCTACAGCAACAGCATCAGCGTCGCCGAGCACACGGTGATGCAAATCCTCGCGCTGGTCCGCAATTTCGTGCCGTCGCACCGGTGGGCAGCCGAAGGCGGATGGAACATCGCCGATTGCGTCGACCGCGCGTACGACCTGGAGGGGATGGACGTCGGCTTGATCGCGGCCGGCCGGATCGGGCGTGCGGTATTGCGCCGGCTGGCGCCCTTCGACGTCAACCTGCACTACACCGACACCCGCCGGTTGGCGCCGGAGGTGGAGCGACAACTCAACGTGACCTTCCACCCCACGGTCGAGTCGCTGGTGCGGGCCGTCGACGTGGTGTCCATCCACTCACCGCTCTACGACGACACCCGCAGGATGTTCGACGAGAAACTGATCTCGACGATGCGGCGGGGCTCGTACATCGTCAACACCGCACGTGCCGAGGAGACCGTCCCGGAAGCGATCGCCGACGCCCTGAAGTCCGGCCAGCTGGCGGGCTACGCCGGAGACGTGTGGTACCCGCAGCCGCCGCCGCCCGACCATCAGTGGCGGACCATGCCGAATAACGCCATGACACCCCATGTTTCGGGCACCACGTTGTCGGCCCAGGCGCGCTACGCCGCCGGCACCCGGGAGATTCTGGAAAGCTGGTTCGCCGGCAAGCCCATTCGTCCGGAGTACCTGATCGTCGAAGGCGGAAAGCTCGCGGGCACCGGAGCGCTGTCCTACCAGAAGTAG
- a CDS encoding NADP-dependent succinic semialdehyde dehydrogenase yields MPIATINPATGETVKTFTPATDQEVDAAIARAYERFLDYRHNTTFAQRAQWANATADLLEAEADEVAAMMTLEMGKTLKSAKAEAIKCAKGFRYYAENAEQLLADEPADAKAVGAKQAYTRYQPLGVVLAVMPWNFPLWQAVRFAAPALMAGNVGILKHASNVPQSALYLADVIARGGFPAGCFQTLLVSSSAVERILRDPRVAAATLTGSEPAGQSVAAIAGDEIKPTVLELGGSDPFIVMPSADLDEAAKTAVTARVQNNGQSCIAAKRFIVHTDVYDAFVDKFTERMEALTIGDPTDPDTDVGPLATESGRDEIAKQVDDAAAAGATIRLGGKPIDRPGWYYPPTVVTDITKDMALYTEEVFGPVASMYRAADIDEAIDIANATTFGLGSNAWTNDEAEQQRFIDDIEAGQVFINGMTVSYPELGFGGVKRSGYGRELAGLGIRAFVNAKTVWVGESESGSAAGDNKIE; encoded by the coding sequence GTGCCCATCGCCACCATCAACCCGGCTACCGGCGAGACAGTGAAGACCTTCACCCCGGCCACCGATCAAGAAGTCGATGCCGCGATTGCCCGCGCCTACGAACGCTTCCTCGACTACCGCCACAACACCACGTTTGCCCAGCGCGCCCAGTGGGCAAACGCCACCGCCGACCTCCTTGAGGCGGAGGCCGACGAGGTCGCCGCCATGATGACCCTGGAGATGGGCAAAACCCTGAAATCGGCCAAAGCGGAAGCGATCAAGTGCGCCAAGGGTTTTCGCTACTACGCCGAAAACGCCGAGCAGCTGCTGGCCGACGAGCCGGCCGACGCCAAGGCGGTCGGCGCGAAGCAGGCCTACACTCGCTACCAGCCGCTCGGCGTGGTGCTGGCCGTAATGCCGTGGAACTTCCCGCTCTGGCAGGCCGTTCGTTTCGCCGCGCCCGCGCTGATGGCGGGCAACGTCGGGATCCTCAAGCACGCGTCGAACGTCCCGCAGAGCGCGCTGTATCTGGCCGACGTCATCGCCCGCGGCGGCTTCCCCGCGGGCTGCTTCCAAACCCTGCTCGTCTCCTCCAGCGCGGTCGAGCGAATCCTGCGCGATCCCCGGGTCGCGGCGGCCACCCTGACCGGCAGCGAACCGGCCGGCCAATCTGTGGCGGCCATCGCCGGTGACGAGATCAAGCCGACGGTGCTCGAGCTCGGGGGCAGCGACCCGTTCATCGTCATGCCCTCGGCGGACCTGGACGAGGCCGCCAAGACCGCGGTCACCGCCCGGGTGCAGAACAACGGCCAGTCCTGTATCGCCGCAAAGCGATTCATCGTTCACACCGATGTCTATGACGCGTTCGTCGATAAGTTCACCGAGCGGATGGAGGCGCTGACCATTGGCGACCCGACCGACCCGGACACCGACGTGGGTCCGCTGGCCACCGAGTCGGGCCGCGACGAGATCGCCAAGCAGGTCGACGACGCCGCCGCGGCGGGCGCCACGATCCGCCTCGGTGGCAAGCCCATCGACCGGCCGGGGTGGTACTACCCGCCGACGGTGGTCACCGACATCACCAAGGACATGGCCCTGTACACCGAGGAGGTGTTCGGCCCGGTCGCATCCATGTACCGAGCGGCGGACATCGACGAAGCCATCGACATCGCCAACGCCACCACCTTCGGATTGGGGTCCAACGCCTGGACCAACGACGAGGCCGAGCAGCAGCGCTTCATCGACGACATCGAGGCCGGCCAGGTCTTCATCAACGGGATGACGGTGTCCTATCCCGAGCTGGGGTTCGGCGGCGTCAAGCGGTCGGGGTACGGCCGCGAACTGGCGGGCCTGGGCATCCGGGCGTTCGTCAACGCCAAGACCGTGTGGGTCGGGGAATCCGAGAGCGGCTCCGCGGCCGGCGACAACAAGATCGAGTGA
- a CDS encoding phosphotriesterase family protein produces MSELNTARGSIDTAALGVTLMHEHVFIMTTEIAENYPEAWGDEERRVADAIDRLNELKSRGVDTIVDLTVIGLGRYIPRIARVAAATELNIVVATGLYTYNDVPFRFHYEGPGGMLGGPEIMTEMFVRDIEQGIADTGIKAGILKCATDEPGLTPGVERVLRAVAQAHKRTGVPISTHTHAGLRRGLDQQRIFEEEGVDLSRVVIGHSGDSTDIGYLEELIAPGSYLGMDRFGLDVISPFEERVKIVAQMCERGHADKMVLSHDANCYFDALPEELVPQMAPNWHYLHIHNDVIPALKERGVTDEQLHTMLVDNPRRIFERQGAYE; encoded by the coding sequence GTGTCAGAACTCAATACCGCTCGCGGGTCCATCGATACCGCCGCGCTGGGCGTGACCCTCATGCATGAGCACGTGTTCATCATGACCACCGAGATCGCGGAGAACTACCCCGAAGCGTGGGGTGACGAAGAACGTCGCGTCGCCGACGCCATCGACAGACTGAACGAACTGAAGTCGCGCGGCGTGGACACCATCGTCGACCTCACCGTGATCGGCCTTGGCCGCTACATCCCGCGCATCGCCCGAGTCGCGGCGGCCACCGAGCTGAATATCGTTGTGGCGACCGGCCTTTACACCTACAACGACGTGCCGTTCCGTTTCCATTACGAGGGCCCGGGCGGCATGCTGGGCGGTCCCGAGATCATGACCGAGATGTTCGTCCGCGACATCGAGCAAGGCATCGCCGACACCGGCATCAAGGCCGGAATCCTCAAGTGCGCCACCGACGAGCCCGGCCTCACGCCCGGCGTCGAGCGGGTACTGCGCGCCGTGGCTCAGGCGCACAAGCGCACCGGCGTACCGATCTCCACGCACACCCATGCCGGCCTGCGGCGCGGCCTGGATCAGCAGCGCATCTTCGAAGAGGAAGGCGTCGACCTGAGCCGGGTGGTCATCGGCCACTCCGGGGACAGCACCGACATCGGCTATCTCGAAGAGCTCATCGCCCCAGGGTCTTATCTCGGGATGGACAGGTTCGGCCTCGACGTGATCTCACCGTTCGAGGAGCGGGTCAAAATCGTGGCGCAGATGTGCGAGCGCGGGCACGCCGACAAGATGGTGCTCTCCCACGACGCCAACTGCTACTTCGACGCGCTCCCCGAAGAGCTGGTGCCGCAGATGGCGCCGAACTGGCACTACCTGCACATCCACAACGATGTGATCCCCGCCCTGAAGGAACGCGGCGTCACCGACGAGCAGCTGCACACCATGCTGGTGGATAACCCGCGGCGCATCTTCGAGCGGCAGGGCGCATATGAGTGA
- a CDS encoding LysR family transcriptional regulator: protein MLFRQLEYFVALAQERHFARAAAACYVSQPALSEAIRKLESELNVPLVRRGQKFEGLTPEGERLVPWARRILADREALTQEVTALRAGLTGELRLGVVPAASTTVALLTDPFCAAHPSVRVQLEVNLRSAGIVERVRNFELDAGILYPDQQDTADLLVTPLYHEQPVLIAGAELLGGESQTMAWSDAVQLPLCLLTHGMRGRRLIDDALATHDLRVTPQLETDSVAALFAHVRTGRWASIVPQPWIHTLGVPAGVSVLRLRRPSVTALIALVTNRAEPGSLLARALRRTAREARIGATLSEPS, encoded by the coding sequence ATGCTGTTCCGTCAGCTGGAGTACTTCGTCGCGCTCGCGCAAGAACGCCACTTCGCGCGCGCGGCGGCCGCCTGCTACGTGTCACAGCCCGCGCTCTCGGAAGCCATCCGCAAGCTCGAGTCCGAACTCAACGTCCCGCTGGTGCGGCGCGGGCAGAAGTTCGAGGGCCTCACCCCGGAGGGCGAGCGGCTGGTGCCGTGGGCGCGGCGCATCCTCGCCGACCGCGAGGCCCTGACACAGGAAGTCACCGCGCTGCGGGCCGGCCTGACCGGCGAACTGCGTCTCGGCGTGGTCCCGGCCGCCTCGACCACCGTTGCGCTGCTTACGGATCCATTCTGCGCGGCGCACCCCTCGGTGCGGGTTCAGCTCGAGGTGAACCTGCGCTCGGCCGGGATCGTCGAACGGGTCCGCAATTTCGAATTGGACGCGGGCATCCTCTATCCGGACCAACAGGACACCGCCGACCTACTGGTCACGCCGCTGTATCACGAGCAGCCGGTGCTTATCGCCGGCGCCGAGCTGCTTGGTGGCGAATCGCAAACCATGGCGTGGTCGGACGCCGTGCAGCTGCCGCTGTGTCTGCTGACGCACGGCATGCGTGGTCGCCGGCTCATCGACGACGCGTTGGCCACCCACGATCTGCGGGTGACCCCGCAGCTCGAAACCGACTCCGTGGCCGCGCTGTTCGCGCACGTGCGCACCGGCCGGTGGGCGAGCATCGTGCCGCAGCCATGGATCCACACCCTGGGCGTGCCCGCCGGGGTCAGCGTGCTGCGGCTGCGGCGCCCGTCGGTCACCGCGTTGATAGCACTGGTGACCAACCGGGCGGAGCCGGGCTCGTTGTTGGCCCGCGCGTTGCGACGGACCGCACGCGAGGCCCGTATCGGTGCGACGCTCAGCGAGCCGTCTTAG
- a CDS encoding acetolactate synthase large subunit: MSKAAELIVKCLENEGVSVVFGVPGEENIRFVQALASSTIRYVLTRHEQAASFMAEMYGRVTGRAAVVSATLGPGAINMQLGVADATTNSTPLVAISAQVGHDREFKESHQYVDLVSMFAPITRWSAGIPTPRAIPEMVRKAFKVAESERPAAVYLAVPEHIDADDSDYDLGPLPRNVVRADAPAPRQVARAVDVLREAKRPVLLAGHGAARADATKALVRFSEEFGIQVANTFHGKGVMPDDHPNSIGTLGFMRHDYVNFGFDNADAVITVGYELQEFDPVRINPQADKKIIHIHRFPAEVDAHYSVDVGIIGDISDSLNALTDALSGHSFDHADEVPGSGLLTEEFERGQQDSRYPLAPARVVADTRAALGRSDIVLVDTGATKMWMARLYPTYERNTCLISNGLSTMSFALPGALGVKLAQPETKVLAVVGDGAFLMNSQEIETAVRERIPLVVLIWEDGGYGLIEWKMDLELGAHYYVKFNNPDVVTYAESFGAKGYRINSAEELLPTLRTALADDGVSLISCPVDYSENLRLTDRLGELDETL, translated from the coding sequence ATGAGCAAAGCCGCTGAGCTGATCGTCAAGTGCCTGGAAAACGAGGGTGTTTCCGTCGTGTTCGGGGTGCCCGGCGAGGAGAACATCCGGTTCGTGCAGGCGCTGGCTTCCTCGACCATCCGCTACGTGCTCACCCGGCACGAGCAGGCCGCCTCGTTCATGGCCGAGATGTATGGCAGGGTCACCGGGCGGGCGGCGGTAGTGTCGGCCACGTTGGGGCCCGGCGCGATCAACATGCAACTCGGTGTGGCCGACGCCACTACCAACAGCACCCCACTGGTCGCCATCTCCGCCCAGGTGGGTCACGACCGGGAGTTCAAGGAGTCGCACCAGTACGTCGACCTGGTGTCGATGTTCGCCCCCATCACGCGGTGGTCCGCCGGCATCCCGACCCCGCGCGCCATCCCCGAGATGGTCCGCAAGGCGTTCAAAGTCGCCGAGTCCGAACGTCCGGCCGCGGTGTACCTGGCCGTGCCCGAGCACATCGACGCCGATGACTCCGACTACGACCTGGGACCGTTGCCCCGCAACGTCGTCCGCGCCGACGCTCCGGCACCCCGCCAGGTGGCACGCGCCGTCGACGTCCTGCGCGAGGCGAAGCGCCCGGTGTTGCTGGCCGGGCACGGCGCCGCGCGCGCCGACGCCACCAAGGCCCTGGTGCGCTTCTCCGAGGAATTCGGTATCCAGGTGGCCAACACCTTCCACGGCAAGGGGGTGATGCCCGACGACCACCCCAACAGCATCGGCACGCTCGGCTTCATGCGGCACGACTACGTCAACTTCGGGTTCGACAACGCCGACGCCGTCATCACCGTCGGTTATGAGTTGCAGGAGTTCGACCCGGTCCGGATCAACCCGCAGGCCGACAAGAAGATCATCCACATTCACCGATTCCCGGCCGAGGTCGACGCGCACTACTCGGTCGACGTGGGGATCATCGGTGACATCAGCGATTCGCTGAACGCCCTGACCGACGCGCTGTCCGGTCACAGCTTCGACCATGCCGACGAGGTGCCCGGCTCGGGTCTGCTGACCGAGGAATTCGAACGGGGTCAACAGGATTCGCGCTATCCGCTGGCGCCGGCCCGGGTGGTCGCCGACACCCGGGCGGCGCTGGGGCGCAGCGACATCGTCCTGGTCGATACCGGCGCCACCAAGATGTGGATGGCCCGGCTCTACCCGACCTACGAGCGGAACACCTGCCTGATCTCAAACGGCTTATCCACCATGAGTTTTGCCCTCCCGGGCGCACTGGGTGTCAAGCTGGCGCAGCCGGAGACCAAGGTGCTCGCCGTCGTCGGCGACGGCGCGTTCCTGATGAACTCGCAAGAAATCGAGACCGCCGTGCGGGAGCGGATCCCGCTGGTGGTGCTGATCTGGGAGGACGGCGGTTACGGCCTCATCGAGTGGAAGATGGACCTCGAACTCGGCGCGCACTACTACGTGAAGTTCAACAACCCGGACGTGGTGACCTACGCGGAAAGCTTCGGCGCCAAGGGATACCGGATCAACAGCGCCGAGGAGCTGCTGCCGACGCTGCGGACCGCGCTGGCCGACGACGGTGTCTCGCTGATCAGTTGCCCGGTCGATTACTCCGAGAATCTGCGGTTGACCGACCGCCTCGGCGAGCTGGACGAAACCCTGTAA
- a CDS encoding acyl-CoA dehydrogenase family protein translates to MLLNPNHLQRQYPDRRSGEIMAATVDFFESRGKARLKSDDHERVWYSDFLEHIGRERIFASLLTPSEYGADDCRWDTYRISEFAEIVGFYGLNYWYPFQVTALGLGPIWMSANSDAKRKAAALLEAGEVFAFGLSEQTHGADVYQTDMNLTASPNGGWTASGQKYYIGNANVARMVSTFGKFEGTDEYVFFAADSQHDRYDLIKNVVNSQNYVANYALRDYPVTEADILHRGPDAFHAALNTVNVCKYNLGWGAVGMCTHAMYEAVTHASNRILYGTVVTDFSHVRRLLTDAYTRLVAMRLVATRASDYMRSASVQDRRYLLYSPLTKAKITSEGERVITALWDVIAAKGVEKDTIFEAMTREIGLLPRLEGTVHINIGLLAKFMPNFLFAPNAALPSIGRRDDAADDTFLFAQGPTGGLGKVRFHDWRASFDRFGQLPNVALLRSQIDVLAEMLASATPDAAQQKDIDFAFAVGQLFATVPYAQLILEEAGLSGSEKGCDETLIDEIFAVLVRDFNAYAVELSDKPATTDEQARFALRMIRRPAHDPARYDQIWKDHIQPINGAYRMRP, encoded by the coding sequence ATGTTGCTCAATCCCAACCACTTGCAGCGCCAGTACCCAGACCGCCGCTCGGGGGAGATCATGGCGGCGACGGTGGACTTCTTCGAGTCCCGGGGCAAGGCCCGGTTGAAGTCCGACGACCACGAACGGGTGTGGTACTCGGACTTTTTGGAGCACATCGGCCGGGAGCGCATCTTCGCCTCACTGCTGACGCCGTCCGAGTACGGCGCCGACGACTGCCGCTGGGACACCTATCGGATCAGTGAGTTCGCCGAGATCGTCGGCTTCTACGGGCTGAACTACTGGTATCCCTTCCAGGTCACCGCGCTGGGCCTGGGTCCGATCTGGATGAGCGCCAACTCCGACGCCAAGCGCAAGGCCGCCGCGTTGCTCGAGGCCGGCGAGGTGTTCGCCTTCGGCCTGTCGGAGCAGACGCACGGCGCGGACGTCTACCAGACCGACATGAACCTGACGGCGTCGCCTAACGGGGGCTGGACCGCGAGCGGGCAGAAGTACTACATCGGCAACGCCAACGTGGCGCGGATGGTCTCGACCTTCGGCAAGTTCGAAGGCACCGACGAGTACGTGTTCTTCGCCGCCGACTCGCAGCATGACCGCTACGACCTGATCAAGAACGTGGTGAATTCGCAGAATTACGTGGCCAACTACGCGCTGCGCGACTACCCGGTCACCGAGGCCGACATCCTGCACCGCGGTCCCGACGCCTTCCACGCCGCGCTCAACACCGTCAACGTCTGCAAGTACAACCTCGGCTGGGGTGCGGTCGGCATGTGTACCCACGCCATGTACGAGGCTGTCACCCACGCGTCCAACCGCATCCTGTATGGCACCGTCGTCACCGATTTCTCCCACGTGCGGCGGCTGCTCACCGACGCCTACACGCGGCTGGTCGCGATGCGGCTGGTCGCCACCCGGGCCAGCGACTACATGCGCAGCGCGTCGGTGCAGGACCGCCGCTACCTGTTGTACAGCCCGCTCACCAAGGCCAAGATCACCAGCGAGGGCGAACGCGTCATCACCGCGCTGTGGGACGTCATCGCCGCCAAAGGCGTGGAGAAGGACACCATCTTCGAGGCGATGACCCGTGAGATCGGCCTGCTGCCAAGGCTGGAGGGCACCGTCCACATCAACATCGGGCTGCTCGCCAAGTTCATGCCCAACTTCCTGTTCGCCCCCAACGCCGCGCTGCCGTCGATCGGCCGGCGCGACGACGCGGCCGACGACACGTTCCTGTTCGCGCAGGGACCGACCGGCGGCCTGGGCAAGGTGCGCTTCCACGACTGGCGCGCGTCGTTCGACCGCTTCGGGCAGTTGCCCAACGTCGCGCTGCTGCGCTCGCAAATCGACGTGCTGGCCGAGATGCTGGCCAGCGCCACCCCGGATGCCGCGCAGCAGAAGGACATCGACTTCGCCTTCGCCGTCGGCCAGCTGTTCGCCACCGTGCCCTACGCCCAACTCATCCTGGAGGAGGCCGGGCTATCGGGCTCCGAAAAGGGTTGCGACGAGACCTTGATCGACGAGATCTTCGCGGTGCTGGTCCGCGACTTCAACGCCTACGCCGTGGAACTCAGCGACAAGCCCGCGACAACGGACGAGCAGGCCCGCTTCGCGCTGCGGATGATTCGCCGCCCCGCCCACGATCCCGCGCGCTACGACCAGATTTGGAAGGATCACATCCAGCCAATCAACGGTGCGTACCGGATGCGTCCGTAG
- a CDS encoding R2-like ligand-binding oxidase has product MNRTRIASMAEGGLNWDSLPLKLFAGGNTKFWNPADIDFSRDREDWERLTDDERSYATRLCAEFIAGEESVTQDIQPFMAAMRAEGRLGDEMYLTQFAFEEAKHVQVFRMWLDAVGITEDLHNFLDDVPTYRTIFYEELPDCLHALTVDPSPAAQVRASVTYNHMVEGMLALTGYFGWHKICVERGILPGMQELVRRIGDDERRHMAWGTFTCRRHVAADDANWGVFETRMNELMPLGLRLIEEGFALYDPMPFGLSVDEFMQYASDKGMRRFGTISSARGRPVGEIDLDYAPLQLEDTFAEEDERALAGV; this is encoded by the coding sequence ATGAATCGAACCCGAATTGCCTCGATGGCCGAGGGCGGTCTGAACTGGGACAGTTTGCCGCTCAAGCTGTTTGCGGGCGGCAACACGAAATTCTGGAATCCGGCCGACATCGACTTCTCCCGCGATCGCGAGGACTGGGAACGCCTGACCGACGACGAGCGCAGCTACGCGACTCGGTTGTGCGCCGAGTTCATCGCCGGCGAGGAGTCGGTGACCCAGGACATCCAGCCGTTCATGGCCGCGATGCGGGCCGAGGGCCGGCTCGGCGACGAGATGTATCTGACGCAGTTCGCCTTCGAGGAGGCCAAGCACGTCCAGGTGTTCCGCATGTGGCTCGACGCCGTCGGTATCACCGAGGACCTGCACAACTTCCTCGACGACGTCCCGACTTACCGCACGATCTTCTACGAGGAGCTGCCGGACTGCCTGCACGCGCTGACGGTCGATCCGTCTCCGGCCGCCCAGGTGCGGGCGTCGGTGACCTACAACCACATGGTCGAAGGCATGCTGGCGCTTACCGGTTACTTCGGCTGGCACAAGATCTGCGTGGAACGCGGCATCCTGCCCGGCATGCAGGAGTTGGTGCGACGCATCGGCGACGACGAGCGACGGCACATGGCGTGGGGCACCTTCACCTGCCGGCGCCACGTGGCCGCCGACGACGCCAACTGGGGCGTCTTCGAGACGCGGATGAACGAGCTGATGCCGCTTGGCCTGCGTCTCATCGAAGAGGGCTTCGCCCTCTACGATCCAATGCCCTTCGGCCTGTCGGTGGACGAGTTCATGCAGTACGCCTCTGATAAGGGGATGCGCCGATTCGGCACCATCTCCAGCGCGCGCGGGCGCCCCGTCGGCGAGATCGACCTCGACTACGCGCCGCTGCAACTTGAGGACACCTTCGCCGAGGAGGACGAGCGGGCCCTGGCGGGGGTCTGA